The Thermosynechococcus sp. HN-54 DNA segment AGAAGCGTCTTGAAATGGCTGACTTAGACTCTTCCATCCAAGGCTATGCAGATGGTGTGTTTTGGGAAAGAAACACATTGAATGAACAAGAACGTTCAACTCAGAAAAAACAGCACTGTGAAAATGGTCAGCCACCTCATCAGCAGGAGCTTTTTTCACTAGGAGAGATATAAGTATCGATGAAAAGAAGACATATTTTCTATAGCGATCAGATCAGCCAGATTGAAGACAACATTAAACAACTCTTGAACTCACAGGAAAACTTTTTATCTGATGTAACAGTGAATAGTCCAAGAGCGGTTGGCGATGCTATTCAGGAAATTCTGGCAAATCATCTACAAGATGTTCTTGGGGAAGATGTGTGCAAAAACTATTCAGCACAGTTTGCCCGCAGAGCAATGGCTGACTTAGCCTTTGAGGATGATCAGGAATTTTACTATGTTATTGATGTAAAAACTCATAGACTAAGCACAAAGTTTAATATGCCCAACTTAACTTCTGTAGAACGGCTGGCTCGTTTCTATGAATCAGATGAAAATGTTTTTGCAATTTTGATGATTGCATATGAAGCTCAAGGAACTCGCGTAGAGGTTGAGAGTGTCAACTTTTTGCCAATAGAGTTCTTAGGTTGGGACTGTTTAACAATTGGTGCTTTGGGTTGGGGGCAAATTCAGATTGCGAACTCTAATGCCATAACAATTAACCGTGGCTACTCGCGTAAGCAGTGGATGCTTGAGTTGTGTGATGCATTGGCTGAATTCTATCCCCGTGAAATGAGCAAGATTGAGGAGCGGTTGAAATACTTTACAAAGGTTCGGCAGCTTTGGCTTGATCATAGCGATTAAAGCTCTTGCCATCATAAACTCCGCAAGGGTACTGCAACTATAGAGATTAAGCATCATAAACCAAGCTGCAACACAGGGCGATCGCATGCTAGAAAAATAAGCCAATCCTTCGCCGATAAAACTTCGGAGGAGAGACTTCTTCTCCTTGAGCGCTCACCAAGAAACTGTTCAACCCCAAGTCAATGCCAGTGGCGCTTTTGATCTCGGATTTATCCTTGGGAACAGGCGTAGGTACAGTCTTGTCTTCTAGCGTGACACACACATAGCAGCCATCCGCTTTCTGGACGACAGTACAGGTTTTGGGCGTAAATCCCTCTGGCAAAGTGATGGTCATCTCGCCTATCTTGCTCAGCTTGATGGTCTGTCCCGTGATGTGCACACCCGTTTTTGGACAGTTGACTCTTGGGAACGTGAATGAGCGGAGTTCCCCTGCTTTCTTAAACTTGAGTGTGCCACCCCGTTTGCCAGTGGCATCAGGAAATAGCCAACGCTGTCATGCCTTCTCTAACCTGAGTCAGTTCTGTTGTTGTACCTCATGATAAATCTCCTTGTATTCAGGAAATAATTCTTTCGTCTGTTTCAGTTGTGCCAATTGAGAATAGTAGTTTGGACATTCAGGAATCTCACCAATGGGTTGAGAGACCAAAGAGCATCGGTCAATGAAGCAGCGAGTGCGATGTAACCAATCGAGTCTTTGTCGCCAGCAGGAGTTCCAGTGTCGCCGCCGCGGCTCTAGCCACTTTAAGAGTAGGGCTTCTTGGTGGTTGTTCGGTTGGATGCGGTACTCGTAGGTGAGAACCATGCTGTCGATTATCGTCTGCGTCTCAAGGACAGAACTGCAATTCCCCGTACCCCTAAGCTACGCTATCGTGGCAGTACCCTTGAGAAGTTTATGATGGAACCATGACTCCCTCGCTCGCCCCCTTGCCAGTGCCTGAGTATCCGTTTAACCTGCCTAGGGCACAAAGCGCAGGAATTTTTTCTTGCCCACTTGCAGTACTTGGTTGACATAGGGTTCGGGTGCGGTGAGGGTAAAGTCCACATCGGTAATTTTTTCACTGTTGAGGCGAACGCCACCCCCTTGGATTTGCCGCCGTGCTTCGCTGCTACTAGGGCAGAGCTTGGTGTGACTGAGTACATAGGTCAGCTTCACAGGAAACTGAAACTCCCCCAGAGAATACTCTGGAATCGATCCCGCCTGTGCTGTTTGCCCTTGGGTGACGATCGCGGCTAGTTCTGCTTGGGTTTGTAGGGCGAGATCGCGCCCATGGTATTGACTCACGACTTCTAGGGCCAAGGCCTTCTGGCGATCGCGGGGATGGGTGGGCAAACTATCGAGGGGCAAATCCGTGAGCAACTCAATGTATTGGTTCACCAAGGCATCGGGAATTTTTTCGAGCTTGGAGTACATACTGGCTGCCGACTCCGTAAGCGCCACATAGTTGCCAAGGGACTTGGACATTTTCTGTACTCCATCGGTGCCCACTAGAATCGGCATCAGCAGGCCAAACTGCACCGTTGGCAAGCGAAAGTGACGCTGTAAATCGCGACCGACAGCAATATTAAACTTTTGATCCGTCCCTCCCAACTCGACATCTGCCGCTACCGCCACTGAATCATAGCCCTGCATCAGTGGATAGAGAAACTCATGGAGAAAAATGGGTGTTTCCTTAGCGTAGCGTTCGGCAAACCCCTCCTTGGCTAGCATTTGGCCGACAGTCATCGTTCCGAGTAGCTCAAGGATTTTCCGCAAGTCCAGTTTGGCGAGCCACTCCGAGTTGTAGCGAATTTCTAAGCGGCCGGGGGTCTCAAAATCCAAAATGGGCTTCACCTGCTCAAGGTAGGTTTGCACATTGGCTGCCACCTCCTCAGGGGTAAGTTGTTTGCGCACTTCCGACTTCCCTGTGGGATCGCCAATTTGAGCCGTAAAGTCACCAATAATCAGCACGGCACAGTGCCCCGCATCCTGAAACTGCCGCAGTTTGCGCAGGACAATGCTATGACCGAGGTGAATTTCACTGCCCGTAGGGTCAATGCCAAACTTAATTCGCAGCGGGCGCTCCGTTTGCCGCAAATAGACCCAGAGATTTTCTTCGGGTTTGGTGGAATCAGGGACATGGGGAAACGTTTCGACAACGCCGCGCTGCAGCCGTGCAATTGTGGCTTCAAGGTCTGAAGACATCACTTGATTGGGGATTGGATTAGGCATTGGATTTGGGCAAGGACATTTTCTGGTCTAGGATGGCTATGATAGCAATCAATTGCGATCGCGCGGCAATTTTGCCATCCCCTACTTTTATCCCAATAAAAAAATCATATACGAAGCAAAAAATAACTGGCGTGAGGCAGCGACTGTCGTGTCCACCACTACCCTTGGCAAACACCCCTCCCAAACCCGCCCCCAAGA contains these protein-coding regions:
- the tyrS gene encoding tyrosine--tRNA ligase gives rise to the protein MSSDLEATIARLQRGVVETFPHVPDSTKPEENLWVYLRQTERPLRIKFGIDPTGSEIHLGHSIVLRKLRQFQDAGHCAVLIIGDFTAQIGDPTGKSEVRKQLTPEEVAANVQTYLEQVKPILDFETPGRLEIRYNSEWLAKLDLRKILELLGTMTVGQMLAKEGFAERYAKETPIFLHEFLYPLMQGYDSVAVAADVELGGTDQKFNIAVGRDLQRHFRLPTVQFGLLMPILVGTDGVQKMSKSLGNYVALTESAASMYSKLEKIPDALVNQYIELLTDLPLDSLPTHPRDRQKALALEVVSQYHGRDLALQTQAELAAIVTQGQTAQAGSIPEYSLGEFQFPVKLTYVLSHTKLCPSSSEARRQIQGGGVRLNSEKITDVDFTLTAPEPYVNQVLQVGKKKFLRFVP
- a CDS encoding helix-turn-helix domain-containing protein; its protein translation is MVLTYEYRIQPNNHQEALLLKWLEPRRRHWNSCWRQRLDWLHRTRCFIDRCSLVSQPIGEIPECPNYYSQLAQLKQTKELFPEYKEIYHEVQQQN